From Pseudomonadota bacterium:
TTAGATCATCTACGGTAAATGCTATATGGGAAATCCCTATTTCGCAGATTTCACGCTTCTTTTGCTCTTCGGGATGCGAGTGGTATTTCAATAGTTCTATCATTTGACCGGATGGTGAAGTCATTTTGACCGTTGTAACCTTAACATTGTGCAGCAATAAGATATTATCGATATAATCCCCCGATTCTTCCATCTGTTTTACAATCTGGAAACCGAGAAGATCACGATAAAAATGTAGTGATGTCTCTAAGTCAATAACTACTATGCCTGTGTGGCGGATGTCTTTGATCATTTTGTTTCCTGAATTGTCTCCGCAATTGCCTCATTAAGCACATCAAGACCTTCTTCTAAGGCATCATCCGGTATTGTTAGCGGTGGCCCGATCTTTATTGATTCCCGACCTGTGTGAACGAGAAGTAATCCCTTCTGCATGGCTTTTTCACATACCCGACTCGGGAACAATTCATCCGGTTTACCTGTTTCGGGGTCTTTAAAAATAACACCAGCCAGTAATCCTTTACCAAAAATATATGAAATCCTATCGGGATACTTTTCCTTGAGTGCATTGAGCCGGAGATGGAGTATTTCCCCTTTTCTGGCTGATTCCTCAACCAGATTCCCGGATTCAATTGCCTCTAAATTCGCTAAGCCGGCAGCGCAGCAAAGAGGATTTGCAGAATGCGTGCTGCTCATTGAACCAAATTCGGGCAGATCCATTATCTTTTGACTGCCAACAACAGCAGACAAAGGTAAACTGCCGCTTATCGCTTTGCCGAGGCAGAGCAAATCAGGCTCAACATCATAATGTTGATAAACAAATAGTTTCCCGGTTCTCCCGAATCCACCCTGAATTTCATCAAAGGTAACCAGGCAATCATACTCTTTTGCAAAATCTACAAGTGCTTTAATGTATTCAACAGGATAGAAGATAGCGCCCCATCCCAGGTAAGATTCAATCATAAAACCTGCAATATTATCGAAGTTTAATTCATTTGCTTTTAAAGCCTCCATATCCTCTTGGAAGCGATTCCTCCAGTCATATTGCTTGTTCTGGGTGTCTTCTGCAATCCACGGATAAGGGAAAGGCAAATGATGCATATTCGGGTCTCTGTAGCCAATCCAGGCAGATTTGAGGGGATCTCCCTTGAGCATCTCTGCACCCATAGTTCGGCCATGCATGGCACCCTGAAAAGAAATGATGCCAAGCTTAGTTGGTTTGATAGTTTGGCCGTGCATCCTCATCAATTTTACAGCACATTCAGTCGCTTCGGTTCCGGCGGATAATAAAAAGGCTTTTTCAAATTGAGGAGGTGTTATTTTAATCAGTTTTTTTAAAAACGTTGCACGAATCTGACTGGGGAATGTGTATGTGTGAAGCAGCTTTTGATCCAATGTTTTTTGAAGACTATCAACTATTCTTGGGTTTGCATGACCCGAGTTTGCCAGAAATATTGTAGAGGTAAAATCTATCCAGCAGTTTCCATATGGATCGAAAACCTGAAAACCCTCTGCTTTATCCCACACCACCGGCAGTTGTCCGTGCATGGCTTGTGCTTCGTACTCATCTAATGTATTAAATATCTCCAAACTCTCCGGAGCAGGTATCTTTGTCAGTATTTTTCTGTATGCTGTGTTGACTAAAGTAACAGCAACAGGTTCAAGATTAAATTTCCATCCGGACATTCAGGCCTCCGCGGGGTATTTCTTTTTCATATAATCGAGCAAGGGGCTTCCTTTTTGTACAAGCTCAAATTCAATATATTCAAAATCCTCTATTGTATCTACCTCGCGGCATACCGGAGAGACAAAACCAAGCATTTTCTCTCCGTGCAACATGCCTGTTTCGAGGATGTAAGACGTTTTGAGAATATCTACATATCCATCCGGTATATATACCATTGGAAAAGACTGTCTCGGTTTATTTATGAATTCATTGGAATAGTCAGGGTGTATACTCATAAAATAACCACTATTACCAAGTAAAAACCATTTAAAGGGAGATTCTGAAGCGGGATGCCCGGAGCGAAGCGATGTAGCTTCTACATTCTCTATGAGCGTGGTAACTGCGCTGTCAACAATTACCGGGTCCCGTACAGGAGTTGTGGGCCTAAGATGCACAAGGTATTCGGGTGTTGTTCCTTCGTTGTCTATCATCCAATCAAGCAAATGTCTGACAAAATCATAATCCGTACTATTGTCGCTGGAAATTTCATCGGGCCGTAAAAAAGGCACTTCTGCACCATATTCTCGTGCAATGCCAGCATATTCAGTAGAATCTGTTGACACAATAATACGATCTATGCTGTTTGCCAATTGTGCAGCCGCTATGCTATAAGCAATCAACGGGTGTCCAGCCAATAACTTGATATTTTTGTCAACAACACCTTTAGAACCGGAACGTGCTGGAATCACCGCAACAACGTTTGCCATCATCAACTTCCTCTACCGATGAGATTCAAAGGGAATGTGTGCCCTCAGTTTTTCTGCAATTTTAATTTCTTTATGATTCATAGCAATATTGCCGTTTCCCATTGCCTTTTCAATCTTTCTGATCGCGCCAACAAGTTGACGAAATCCTGCAGCTTCGACGGAAGCTGCCTGATCAGAACCGTACATGGCACGATCAATGGTTATGTGTCTTTCCAGTGACGTAATACCAAGGGCTGCTGCTGCATATGAAACCGCCAGGCCAACCTCGTGCCCGCTGTATCCCACATCACACTTATAGCGATCACGAAGTGTTTTGATACGGTTCAGGTTGGCTTCTTCATCGTCCATTGGGTAAGTCGAAATACAATGCATCAGTTCAAAAGAACAACCTGCATTTCTGAATATCTCTACAGCACGGTCAATATGCCCAGTTTCTGTCATCCCTGTAGAGATAAATGTATGTTTCTTTTCTAAAGCTACCTCTCTGAGCAAGGCTTCATAAACGATCATCGCAGAGGCTATTTTATTGTATTTACAATTGAACTGCCGCAAAAATTTCTGGCTTTCAATGTCCCAAGCAGATGCAAACCATTCAATCCCCTTATGTTTGCAGTATGTATCAATTTCTTTATATTCTTTCAGCCCGAATTCGAGGCCTTCTTTCTGTGCCCGCTGCGTTGCTCCCCAAGGGCTTTCCCGTGGTGAGTCCAACAATTCCTTTGAATACACAAGATCAATAGTTCTTTTCTGAAATTTCACCGCATCGCATCCAACATCCTTTGCAACATCAATCAACTGTTTTGCAATGCCCATGTCTCCGTTGTGATTAATACCTATTTCAGCAATAATAAATATCGGCACATGACCTCCAATTGTAATTATTTTATCTATTTAATAAAAACTCTTTTTCAACAATCTCACAGATGATATGCTCAATGAGCAGGTGCATCTCCTGGATACGAGGGGTATCCGAGGATGGGGTTCTTATGATTATATCGCTATGTGCTGTAATAGCCTTTTTTGTTGTGCCGGTGAGAAGCACGGTCTTTATTACCATTGCCTGGGCGGTCTTGAATGCTTCAAGGACGTTCATTGAACTGCCGCTTGTGCTGATGCCGAGGAGTACATCGCCGCTTTTCCCAAGCGCTTTCACCTGGCGATTGAACACATCATCATAGGAATAGTCATTGGAGATCGATGTTAGAACAGACGTATCTGTAGTTAATGCAATTGCCGGCAATGGTTCTCTGTCTTTATAAAATCTGCACACAAACTCACCTGCCATGTGCTGGGCATCGGCAGCACTTCCGCCGTTTCCGCATATCATGAGTTTATTGCCGGATTTGATGGCATCAACAATTAATCTGGCAGCATCTGCAATTCGATTGAGAACATCATTATTTGAGTTCAACTTTTGTAGATTCTCAATTGTTGTAATGATTCTCTCTTTTATTAAATTTGTATGGCTATCCATTGTTTTACTCTCCATTTCTTATGCTTCTATTCCCCATTCTCCTTTTGCAGTTCATCTATCTCCCGTCTTAACTTCTCATATTCCTCCATCTTTTTCTGCAGAAAAAATTGTGTCTGCTGAATACGAGCGTTAATACCCTTAGGGGTTACTGCATACACATAGGCAGCCTTGTTGTTCGAATTTTTGAATCTCTGCGCCTTTATGTATCCCTTCTGAATAAGCTCTTTAATGATGTAGTTTACACCGCCGAGGCTCAAACCTACCCTCTTCGAAAGGTCACGCTGAGATACGGCCCCGTCAGTAGATAATTCTTTTAATGCCTTAAACTCTGTCTCGTTCATGATTCATGTTTCGCGGGTGTATTCTGGATAGGCTACCGCCGTACCATAACTGGCATCACCTGATAAAAAACGAAAGTTTTTGATCTGTTCAGTCATTGAACGAATAATAATTACAATAAAGCGTTCATAAGTCAAGCATATTTTCAATGGTTTTTCGATAGCATAATTAAATTTCAAAAACCATTTGAATATTGTTGTTGGATTACTTACAATGAGTGATGGCTGATGGCTGATGGCATAAGAAAACCAGGAACTATGAGCTATGAACTAATTTGGGAGATTGATGTGGCTGAATTTCATGAAGCAATAATCATAGGTGGTGGCCCTGCCGGGCTCACTGCCGGAATATACCTCATGAGGGCAGGAATTGATACGCTCCTCCTTGAGAAGGCGATGCCTGGCGGAACCCCTTTAAATACCTGGCATATTGAAAATTATCCGGGTTTTCCGGAAGGCATATCCGGCAGGGATTTGATGGACCGATTTACTGCCCACGCAAAAAATACCGGGCTTTTAATTAAGGAATTTTCTGAGGTGGAGGGGATTTCTCGGAAAGACGAGAGGTTTACCATAAAAACCTCAGAAGCAACCTATGAGTCTATAGGGATCGTGATTGCCACAGGTACAGAGCCGGCTAAAATGGGTATACCGGGCGAGATTGAATTCCTGGGAAAGGGCATTTCGTACTGTGCAACCTGTGACGGTTCTTTCTTCAGGAACCTTGATGTTGCAGTTATAGGCGGAGGGGATGCAGCCATTGAAGAAGGCCTTTCCCTGGCGAATATCGTGAAAAAAGTCTATGTCATCCACAGGCGCGATGCATTAAGAGCTCAGAAAATAATCCAGGACAGGGCGTTCAGGAACAGCAAGATGGAATTTTTATGGAATAAGAAACCTGTTGAGATAGGCGGGAAAGACCAGGTTGAATATATAGCGGTTGAGGATACAAAAACCAAAGAACGTACAGAAGTAAAGGTGGATGGTGTCTTTGTTTATGTGGGCGCAAAACCGAATACCTCTTTTCTCGGAGACCTTGTTGACAGGGACGAGGCAGGATTTGTGCTGACTAACGAAGCTCTTTCGACCAGAACAAATGGATTATACATTGCAGGGGATGTAAGAAAGAAGACATTGAGACAGATCTCTACCGCAGTCGGTGATGGCGCACTTGCTGCCGTGAATCTCGAAAAGTATATTTTAGAAAAAAAGTAAAACGAAAGAAACAGGAAAAGATATGTCACATATAATAAAAGATTTTTTCAGAGGCTCCCTCATATTGGCGGCAGGAATCGTATTAAGCTTTGTAATCTTCATCGTCCTTTTGATTCTCTGGATATTCCTCAACATACTGGGTGCATTGGTCTGGGTATTCTTTGTTGTTTTCCTTTTTCTGACCACAGTCTGGTTAATCGGCTACATCTACAGAAAAATAAGAGAATAACACTATATATGAACATTGTGGACACAGGAAACTCCTGATGAAGCAGATTTTCATTTTCATATGCTTGCTCTTCCCCTTTTTTAACGCTTATGCCGGCGACAGGATCGTCATTTACCGGATGGGCGGCAAGGATCAGGCAGTCTGGGGTCTTTTGAAGAAATCTTTTGACAGCAAAGGCTATAATGTGAGTATCTATGAGAAGGCAGATAATATTGACAGACATCTTGAAACTATAAACAGGATAAATAAAACAAACGCCTCACTCATGCTCGCTATGGATTTGCGGACAAGCGAGAAGGCAGATGTGCTTATTGCTTTTACAGATGCGAAGAAGGGTACAGGAAGGTTTCTTACAATTGAAGAGGTTACGGGCCAGCATATCGATAATTCAATGATACTTGCAAAAGAAGTTGCAACATCATTCGGGAAACGAGCGAAAGGGCTTTCCCTCTTTCCACTCCTCGGGGTTGATATGCCTGGTATTTTTATTAAAATTGAGTGTACAAATGAGCAGGCAAATGAAATGCTTAATAAATTGCATGAAGGTATCCAGAAGTTCATGAAAAGAGGCCAGTAAAATGAGAAATAACGGAAGACCAAATGACAAGATACGGGAACTGAGAATAACCAAAAACTTTTTGAAATATCCGGAAGGTTCAGTCCTTGTAGAGATGGGAGATACAAAAGTGATATGTGGTGTGAGCATTGAAGAGAAAGTGCCGCCGTTTCTGAGGAATTCCGGTAAGGGATGGCTGACTGCTGAATATTCGATGCTACCGCGGGCTACCCAGTCGCGGTCTACCAGGGAAGCAGTGACCGGACGGGTGGGGGGAAGGACCCACGAAATTCAGAGACTTATAGGGAGGGCGCTCCGCGCTGTTCTTAACCTTGATGTTATCGGTGAACGGACCATATGGATCGACTGTGATGTGATCCAGGCAGATGGCGGAACAAGGACTGCGAGTATCACCGGTGGATATGTGGCCCTTGTTGAAGCTCTATGGGCCATGAAGAAAAGAGGAACCGTCGAAAAGATACCCCTGCGTGATTCTGTAGCAGCAATAAGTGTAGGGCTCGTGAATGGCCAGATTATGCTCGATTTGTCCTACGAAGAGGACTCGAGGGCTGATGTAGACATGAATTTTGTCATGACAGGAAAAGGCTTATTAATAGAAGTTCAGGGCACAGCCGAAAAAACGCCATTCACAAAAGAACACTTCGATACCATGTACCAATATGCATTGAAGGGCATAAGCGAAATCACGAGACAGCAGAAGGTCATGCTTGGCCCGCAGTTCCCGGCAGTATAAAATTTTAGCTATAATTATGAGAAGCATTATCGTCGCCACAACAAATAATGGAAAATTTGAAGAGATAAAGAACGTCCTTGCACAGGAGTTTGATGCATTCTATTCGTTGCGTGATTTTCCCGAGAAGATTGAAATTGAAGAAGACAGCCTGCTATACGTGGAAAATGCTATAAAAAAGGCAAGGAAGATAGGAGAAAGGTTCGGACTCTATACAATCGCCGATGACTCAGGCCTTGAAGTGGAGGCGCTTGGAGGCAGACCGGGTGTCTGTTCTTCCCGCTACGGAAAAAACGATGACGACCGGATTAACAGGCTACTTGACGAATTGAGAAACGTGCCGTGGGAAAAAAGAAGCGCAATTTTTAAGGCCTATATCGCCTGCTATATCCCGGAAAAGGAAATCAGTTATGTCTTCTATGGACACCTGAAAGGGATTATCGGTTTTGAAAGAAAAGGTGAAGGCGGGTTTGGCTATGACCCTGTTTTTTTTGTCCCCGGATTGAATAAATATGTGGCTGAGCTCACGAGGGAGGAGAAAAACAGAGTGAGCCACAGAGGCAGGGCATTACAGGCATTCAAAGATTTTATCAAAGGTGATTTTTTCAGTAACTCCAGAGCGTTAAACCTGTAACATATATAATGGTCCCAGCGAGTTTCGAACTCGCGTTACCGGCGTGAGAGGCCAGCGTCCTAGGCCACTAGACGATGGGACCAGTTAAGGAAAGAATAGTATCAGATATCATTGAGATTTTCCAGTGAAAAATTGGCAAAGCATCTCCCTCTTACATAATCATGTTCGTTACCGCATATCTGCCGGCTGCCCGGTT
This genomic window contains:
- the rph gene encoding ribonuclease PH; protein product: MRNNGRPNDKIRELRITKNFLKYPEGSVLVEMGDTKVICGVSIEEKVPPFLRNSGKGWLTAEYSMLPRATQSRSTREAVTGRVGGRTHEIQRLIGRALRAVLNLDVIGERTIWIDCDVIQADGGTRTASITGGYVALVEALWAMKKRGTVEKIPLRDSVAAISVGLVNGQIMLDLSYEEDSRADVDMNFVMTGKGLLIEVQGTAEKTPFTKEHFDTMYQYALKGISEITRQQKVMLGPQFPAV
- the trxB gene encoding thioredoxin-disulfide reductase, translating into MADGIRKPGTMSYELIWEIDVAEFHEAIIIGGGPAGLTAGIYLMRAGIDTLLLEKAMPGGTPLNTWHIENYPGFPEGISGRDLMDRFTAHAKNTGLLIKEFSEVEGISRKDERFTIKTSEATYESIGIVIATGTEPAKMGIPGEIEFLGKGISYCATCDGSFFRNLDVAVIGGGDAAIEEGLSLANIVKKVYVIHRRDALRAQKIIQDRAFRNSKMEFLWNKKPVEIGGKDQVEYIAVEDTKTKERTEVKVDGVFVYVGAKPNTSFLGDLVDRDEAGFVLTNEALSTRTNGLYIAGDVRKKTLRQISTAVGDGALAAVNLEKYILEKK
- a CDS encoding D-sedoheptulose 7-phosphate isomerase, whose protein sequence is MESKTMDSHTNLIKERIITTIENLQKLNSNNDVLNRIADAARLIVDAIKSGNKLMICGNGGSAADAQHMAGEFVCRFYKDREPLPAIALTTDTSVLTSISNDYSYDDVFNRQVKALGKSGDVLLGISTSGSSMNVLEAFKTAQAMVIKTVLLTGTTKKAITAHSDIIIRTPSSDTPRIQEMHLLIEHIICEIVEKEFLLNR
- a CDS encoding acylneuraminate cytidylyltransferase family protein, whose amino-acid sequence is MMANVVAVIPARSGSKGVVDKNIKLLAGHPLIAYSIAAAQLANSIDRIIVSTDSTEYAGIAREYGAEVPFLRPDEISSDNSTDYDFVRHLLDWMIDNEGTTPEYLVHLRPTTPVRDPVIVDSAVTTLIENVEATSLRSGHPASESPFKWFLLGNSGYFMSIHPDYSNEFINKPRQSFPMVYIPDGYVDILKTSYILETGMLHGEKMLGFVSPVCREVDTIEDFEYIEFELVQKGSPLLDYMKKKYPAEA
- a CDS encoding MarR family EPS-associated transcriptional regulator, which produces MNETEFKALKELSTDGAVSQRDLSKRVGLSLGGVNYIIKELIQKGYIKAQRFKNSNNKAAYVYAVTPKGINARIQQTQFFLQKKMEEYEKLRREIDELQKENGE
- a CDS encoding aspartate aminotransferase family protein; the encoded protein is MSGWKFNLEPVAVTLVNTAYRKILTKIPAPESLEIFNTLDEYEAQAMHGQLPVVWDKAEGFQVFDPYGNCWIDFTSTIFLANSGHANPRIVDSLQKTLDQKLLHTYTFPSQIRATFLKKLIKITPPQFEKAFLLSAGTEATECAVKLMRMHGQTIKPTKLGIISFQGAMHGRTMGAEMLKGDPLKSAWIGYRDPNMHHLPFPYPWIAEDTQNKQYDWRNRFQEDMEALKANELNFDNIAGFMIESYLGWGAIFYPVEYIKALVDFAKEYDCLVTFDEIQGGFGRTGKLFVYQHYDVEPDLLCLGKAISGSLPLSAVVGSQKIMDLPEFGSMSSTHSANPLCCAAGLANLEAIESGNLVEESARKGEILHLRLNALKEKYPDRISYIFGKGLLAGVIFKDPETGKPDELFPSRVCEKAMQKGLLLVHTGRESIKIGPPLTIPDDALEEGLDVLNEAIAETIQETK
- a CDS encoding VOC family protein; its protein translation is MIKDIRHTGIVVIDLETSLHFYRDLLGFQIVKQMEESGDYIDNILLLHNVKVTTVKMTSPSGQMIELLKYHSHPEEQKKREICEIGISHIAFTVDDLNFVYEKLKDKGIQFNSPPQLSPDGYAKVTFCRAPEGTLVELVEVL
- the rdgB gene encoding RdgB/HAM1 family non-canonical purine NTP pyrophosphatase, with amino-acid sequence MRSIIVATTNNGKFEEIKNVLAQEFDAFYSLRDFPEKIEIEEDSLLYVENAIKKARKIGERFGLYTIADDSGLEVEALGGRPGVCSSRYGKNDDDRINRLLDELRNVPWEKRSAIFKAYIACYIPEKEISYVFYGHLKGIIGFERKGEGGFGYDPVFFVPGLNKYVAELTREEKNRVSHRGRALQAFKDFIKGDFFSNSRALNL
- a CDS encoding N-acetylneuraminate synthase family protein, translated to MPIFIIAEIGINHNGDMGIAKQLIDVAKDVGCDAVKFQKRTIDLVYSKELLDSPRESPWGATQRAQKEGLEFGLKEYKEIDTYCKHKGIEWFASAWDIESQKFLRQFNCKYNKIASAMIVYEALLREVALEKKHTFISTGMTETGHIDRAVEIFRNAGCSFELMHCISTYPMDDEEANLNRIKTLRDRYKCDVGYSGHEVGLAVSYAAAALGITSLERHITIDRAMYGSDQAASVEAAGFRQLVGAIRKIEKAMGNGNIAMNHKEIKIAEKLRAHIPFESHR